A genomic stretch from Dyella sp. M7H15-1 includes:
- the pabC gene encoding aminodeoxychorismate lyase, with protein sequence MMLINGQPQEHVSALDRGLSYGDGLFETIRLVGTHAPLWERHMQRLLLGCERLRIPAPDPPRLWQEALQASKNLPHAVLRITLTRGIGERGYALPSVSKTTRIVAAFPAPLIPAGIYLQGIRMRLCAIRLADQPLLAGIKHLNRLEQVLACAEWSDPRIAEGLVCDQRGHVISAIAANLFAVIDGVIVTPSVDRCGIAGVARAALLDAFPACAVRDLPLAECLHASELFLSSSVRGILPVQAVGDTVYAPGPVTRAMQQCWRDLGFPMEQA encoded by the coding sequence ATGATGCTGATCAACGGCCAGCCACAGGAGCATGTATCGGCACTGGATCGTGGACTGAGTTACGGCGATGGGCTGTTTGAAACCATTCGGCTGGTCGGGACGCATGCGCCGCTGTGGGAAAGGCATATGCAACGCCTGCTGCTAGGATGCGAGCGCTTGCGGATACCTGCGCCAGATCCCCCGCGGCTTTGGCAGGAAGCTTTGCAAGCCAGCAAAAATCTGCCGCATGCCGTGCTACGGATCACGTTGACGCGCGGGATCGGCGAACGCGGTTATGCATTGCCGTCGGTCAGCAAAACGACGCGTATCGTTGCCGCATTTCCTGCGCCACTTATACCCGCCGGCATCTACCTGCAGGGCATTCGCATGCGTTTGTGTGCGATTCGGCTGGCCGACCAGCCTTTGCTGGCGGGTATCAAGCATCTGAACCGGCTGGAGCAAGTACTGGCGTGTGCTGAATGGAGTGATCCACGGATTGCCGAAGGATTGGTTTGCGATCAGCGTGGTCACGTCATCTCGGCTATTGCTGCGAATCTGTTTGCCGTGATCGATGGGGTGATCGTCACGCCTTCCGTGGATCGCTGCGGCATCGCCGGCGTGGCCCGCGCCGCGTTGTTGGATGCTTTTCCGGCTTGTGCGGTCCGTGATCTGCCGCTGGCGGAATGCCTGCATGCTTCCGAGCTCTTCCTCAGCTCCAGTGTTCGCGGCATCCTGCCGGTTCAGGCCGTGGGGGATACCGTGTACGCTCCCGGCCCGGTGACCCGCGCCATGCAGCAATGCTGGCGCGACCTTGGCTTTCCGATGGAGCAGGCATGA
- a CDS encoding aminodeoxychorismate synthase component I, whose product MHRAFAGRRDLLAPAAAFPERYPALLESVTQGSAHARYDMLFAFPQATLTLAADGCVRDAEGQVHSGRFLDALDAAWRAERLPHGPDDGLPFHGGWVLLLAYELAAQIEPSLRLHHPQHLPVAQAVRCPAAIIVDYVHERTILVAEAGQERLLDAMAADLDAMPLMPPLTVPDAMEEDAPSLFLDGVARIHEHLHAGDIFQVNLSRAWHAHFTEAPTAASLYAALRRANPAPFAGMLQQKDWAVVSSSPERLVEVRRGLVQTRPIAGTRPRVTGDDDLARIRELTAHPKERAEHVMLIDLARNDLGRVCRPGTVEVNELMVVESYAHVHHIVSNVRGRLRDGVTPGQVIAATFPGGTITGCPKVRCMEIIAALEDAPRGAYTGALGYLDRDGDLDLNILIRTLTLQGHDVSLRAGAGIVADSMATKELDETRAKARGMLRALGVAG is encoded by the coding sequence ATTCATCGTGCGTTTGCCGGCCGGCGCGATCTGCTCGCGCCGGCCGCTGCATTTCCGGAGCGCTATCCTGCGTTGCTCGAAAGCGTCACGCAGGGTAGTGCGCATGCACGCTACGACATGCTGTTCGCGTTTCCGCAAGCTACCCTCACGCTGGCTGCGGACGGTTGCGTGCGCGATGCCGAAGGCCAAGTGCATTCCGGTCGTTTTCTTGATGCATTGGATGCGGCATGGCGCGCCGAGCGTTTGCCGCATGGCCCAGACGATGGATTGCCCTTCCACGGCGGCTGGGTGTTGCTGCTCGCCTATGAGTTGGCTGCGCAGATCGAGCCAAGCTTGCGTCTACACCATCCACAACACTTGCCGGTGGCGCAGGCAGTGCGTTGCCCGGCGGCGATCATTGTCGATTACGTGCATGAGCGCACCATCCTGGTCGCTGAGGCGGGACAGGAACGCTTGTTGGATGCGATGGCAGCGGATCTGGATGCCATGCCGCTGATGCCGCCGCTCACGGTGCCTGATGCCATGGAAGAAGACGCGCCGTCGCTCTTTCTGGATGGCGTGGCGCGCATTCACGAACACTTGCATGCCGGCGATATTTTTCAAGTGAACCTGTCGCGCGCATGGCATGCACACTTTACCGAAGCGCCGACTGCGGCAAGCCTTTACGCCGCACTGCGTCGCGCCAATCCTGCGCCGTTTGCGGGAATGCTGCAGCAGAAGGACTGGGCGGTGGTCAGTTCTTCACCGGAGCGCCTGGTCGAAGTGCGGCGTGGCTTGGTGCAAACCCGGCCGATCGCCGGCACGCGGCCGCGCGTTACCGGCGATGACGATCTGGCGCGCATCCGCGAGCTTACCGCGCACCCCAAGGAGCGCGCCGAGCATGTCATGCTAATCGATCTGGCGCGCAATGATCTCGGTCGCGTTTGCCGGCCCGGCACGGTCGAAGTGAACGAGCTGATGGTGGTGGAAAGCTACGCCCACGTGCACCACATCGTTTCAAATGTGCGAGGTCGTTTACGCGACGGCGTGACGCCAGGGCAAGTGATCGCCGCCACCTTTCCAGGCGGCACCATCACCGGTTGCCCCAAGGTGCGTTGCATGGAGATCATTGCGGCGCTGGAAGATGCTCCACGCGGTGCCTACACCGGTGCGCTGGGTTATCTCGATCGCGATGGCGACCTCGATCTGAACATCCTCATCCGCACACTGACCCTGCAGGGTCATGATGTAAGTCTGCGTGCCGGCGCTGGCATCGTGGCTGATTCCATGGCGACCAAAGAGCTGGACGAAACCCGCGCCAAGGCGCGCGGCATGCTGCGCGCACTGGGAGTGGCCGGCTGA